A single region of the Pseudomonas sp. PDM14 genome encodes:
- a CDS encoding CmpA/NrtA family ABC transporter substrate-binding protein: MSDRDSNDPMNTSRRNFLKHSIAIAGTVGGVAALGLAAPGFLRSAAYAAGSDAPEKAALKIGFIPLTDCASLVVAATQGFAAKYGLSITPSKEASWAGVRDKLGTGELDASHVLYGMMYSSQLGLAGPQKDMAVLMGLNQNGQAITLSRQLKEAGVTTGAQLAAHIKKGGTPLTFAQTFPTGTHAMWLYYWLGSLGINPLSDVKTITVPPPQMVANMRVGNMDGFCVGEPWGARAITDKIGFTAVTTQQIWADHPEKVLGCSREFVEQNPNTARALVMALLDASRFIEASAENKKATAKLISGKAYVNAPAEVIEQRFLGHYEDGLGNSWEDPHAMAFCKDGSVNYPYHSDGMWFLTQFKRWGLLKDDPDYAAVAAAVNQTKLYGEAASALGLSVPSSPLRSSTLIDGKVWDGSNPAAYAQSFAVKA; the protein is encoded by the coding sequence ATGAGTGATCGTGATTCCAACGACCCGATGAACACCAGCCGCCGCAATTTCCTCAAGCACTCCATCGCCATTGCTGGCACCGTGGGCGGGGTCGCCGCGCTGGGTCTCGCCGCGCCCGGTTTCCTGCGTAGCGCGGCCTATGCCGCCGGTTCCGATGCCCCGGAAAAGGCCGCACTGAAGATCGGCTTCATCCCCCTGACCGACTGCGCCTCGCTGGTGGTCGCCGCCACCCAGGGCTTCGCCGCCAAGTACGGCCTGAGCATCACCCCGAGCAAGGAGGCCTCCTGGGCCGGTGTGCGCGACAAGCTCGGCACCGGCGAACTGGATGCCTCGCACGTGCTCTACGGCATGATGTACAGCTCGCAGCTCGGCCTCGCCGGCCCGCAGAAGGACATGGCCGTGCTCATGGGCCTGAACCAGAACGGCCAGGCCATCACCCTTTCCAGGCAGCTCAAGGAAGCCGGCGTAACCACCGGCGCGCAGCTCGCCGCGCACATCAAGAAAGGCGGCACGCCGCTGACCTTCGCCCAGACCTTCCCCACCGGCACCCACGCCATGTGGCTGTACTACTGGCTCGGCAGCCTGGGCATCAACCCGCTGTCGGACGTCAAGACCATCACCGTGCCGCCACCGCAGATGGTCGCCAACATGCGCGTCGGCAACATGGACGGTTTCTGCGTCGGCGAGCCCTGGGGCGCACGGGCGATCACCGACAAGATCGGCTTCACCGCCGTGACCACCCAGCAGATCTGGGCCGACCACCCGGAGAAAGTCCTCGGCTGCTCCCGCGAGTTCGTCGAACAGAACCCCAACACCGCCCGCGCGCTGGTGATGGCCCTCCTCGATGCCAGCCGCTTCATCGAAGCCAGCGCGGAGAACAAGAAGGCCACCGCCAAGCTTATTTCCGGCAAGGCCTACGTCAATGCGCCAGCCGAGGTGATCGAGCAGCGCTTTCTCGGTCACTATGAGGACGGCCTCGGCAACAGCTGGGAAGACCCGCACGCCATGGCCTTCTGCAAGGACGGTAGCGTCAACTACCCCTACCACTCCGACGGCATGTGGTTCCTCACCCAGTTCAAGCGCTGGGGCCTGCTCAAGGACGACCCGGACTACGCCGCCGTCGCCGCTGCGGTGAACCAGACCAAACTCTACGGCGAAGCCGCCAGCGCCCTCGGCCTGAGCGTGCCGAGCAGCCCGCTGCGCAGCAGCACGCTGATCGACGGCAAGGTCTGGGATGGCAGCAACCCGGCCGCCTACGCCCAATCCTTTGCGGTTAAGGCCTGA
- the ntrB gene encoding nitrate ABC transporter permease: MNARLKTPLSVASAVPVTPVRRPLPGTELFASAIRLLVPPLLGIALFIGVWALIAARSEGLPGPLSTWLSALELFADPFYDNGPNDMGIGWNILHSLGRVGLGFGLAALVGIPLGFAIGRFTFLARMLAPVISLLRPVSPLVWLPIGLLVFEKAGPASIWVIFISSIWPIILNTAAGVASVPQDYLNVARVLKLSEFKVLTRILFPAVLPHLMTGIRLAIGVAWLVIVAAEMLTGGTGLGFWVWDEWNNLNVEHILIAIIIVGLVGLALEQSLLLLAKRFDYAS; the protein is encoded by the coding sequence ATGAATGCTCGACTGAAAACCCCGCTGAGCGTGGCCAGCGCCGTCCCCGTCACGCCCGTTCGCCGCCCGTTGCCGGGCACGGAGCTGTTCGCCAGCGCTATCAGGCTGCTGGTCCCGCCACTGCTCGGCATTGCCCTGTTCATCGGCGTGTGGGCACTGATCGCCGCGCGCAGCGAGGGCCTGCCGGGCCCGCTGTCGACCTGGCTGTCGGCGCTGGAGCTGTTCGCCGATCCGTTCTACGACAACGGCCCGAACGACATGGGCATCGGCTGGAACATCCTCCACTCGCTGGGCCGCGTTGGCCTCGGCTTCGGCCTCGCGGCGCTGGTCGGCATCCCGCTGGGCTTCGCCATCGGCCGCTTCACCTTCCTCGCCCGCATGCTCGCACCGGTCATCAGCCTGCTGCGCCCGGTGTCGCCGCTGGTGTGGCTGCCGATCGGCCTGCTGGTGTTCGAGAAGGCCGGGCCGGCGTCGATCTGGGTGATTTTCATCAGCTCGATCTGGCCGATCATCCTCAACACCGCCGCCGGCGTCGCCAGCGTGCCGCAGGACTACCTCAACGTTGCCCGCGTGCTCAAGCTGTCGGAATTCAAGGTGCTCACGCGCATCCTGTTTCCCGCCGTGCTGCCGCACCTGATGACCGGCATTCGCCTGGCCATCGGCGTGGCCTGGCTGGTGATCGTCGCCGCGGAAATGCTCACCGGCGGCACCGGCCTGGGCTTCTGGGTGTGGGACGAGTGGAACAACCTCAACGTCGAACACATCCTCATCGCCATCATCATCGTCGGTCTGGTCGGCCTGGCCCTGGAGCAGTCGTTGCTGCTGCTCGCCAAACGCTTCGACTACGCCAGCTAA
- a CDS encoding ABC transporter ATP-binding protein, with protein MDKFVELTAVSKHFETKKGRFQALANVNLSIAKGEFVSLIGHSGCGKSTVLNLIAGLLEASEGGLICNGREIDGPGPERAVVFQNHSLLPWMTCYGNVHLAVERVFGADEAKAQLKARTEAALHMVGLDHAMHKHPSEISGGMKQRVGIARALAMEPKVLLMDEPFGALDALTRAHLQDELLRIVGATQSTVVMVTHDVDEAVLLSDRIVMMTNGPAATVGDIVEVGLARPRDRLVLANDPQYHLYRSAVLEFLYQRQQRPAA; from the coding sequence ATGGACAAGTTCGTCGAGCTGACCGCCGTCAGCAAACACTTCGAGACCAAGAAAGGCCGCTTCCAGGCCCTGGCCAACGTCAACCTGAGCATTGCCAAAGGCGAGTTCGTCTCGCTGATCGGCCACTCCGGCTGCGGCAAATCCACCGTGCTCAACCTCATCGCCGGCCTGCTCGAGGCCAGCGAGGGCGGGCTGATCTGCAACGGTCGCGAGATCGACGGCCCCGGCCCGGAGCGTGCCGTGGTGTTCCAGAACCACAGCCTGCTGCCCTGGATGACCTGCTACGGCAACGTCCACCTGGCCGTGGAACGGGTGTTCGGTGCCGACGAAGCCAAGGCCCAGCTCAAGGCCCGCACCGAGGCGGCGCTGCACATGGTCGGCCTCGATCATGCGATGCACAAACACCCCAGCGAGATCTCCGGCGGCATGAAGCAACGCGTCGGCATCGCCCGCGCCCTGGCCATGGAGCCCAAGGTGCTGCTGATGGACGAACCCTTCGGCGCCCTCGACGCCCTGACCCGCGCGCACCTGCAGGACGAGCTGCTGCGCATCGTCGGTGCGACCCAGAGCACGGTGGTGATGGTGACCCACGACGTCGACGAGGCGGTGCTGCTCTCCGACCGCATCGTGATGATGACCAACGGCCCGGCGGCCACGGTCGGCGATATCGTCGAGGTGGGCCTGGCCCGCCCGCGTGATCGCCTGGTGCTGGCCAACGACCCGCAGTACCACCTGTACCGCAGCGCGGTGCTGGAATTCCTCTACCAGCGTCAGCAACGTCCGGCGGCTTGA
- a CDS encoding MAPEG family protein: MPYSIYVAAVLSLLLIALSLNTSRLRMRHQIAFGDGGKADLTKAIRAHGNTLEQTVLFIVLLYLGEASGQISPPLTAAIGFAFIMLRLLYCAGLFARLLLLRQVSHALTMLVLLVVTLLLLF, from the coding sequence ATGCCCTACAGCATCTACGTCGCGGCAGTCCTGTCGCTGCTGCTGATCGCCCTGTCGCTGAATACCTCGCGCCTGCGCATGCGCCATCAGATCGCCTTCGGCGACGGCGGCAAGGCGGACCTGACCAAGGCCATCCGCGCCCACGGCAACACCTTGGAACAGACGGTGCTGTTCATCGTCCTGCTCTACCTCGGCGAAGCCAGCGGGCAGATCAGCCCGCCGCTCACCGCCGCCATCGGCTTCGCCTTCATCATGCTGCGCCTGCTCTACTGCGCCGGCCTGTTCGCCCGCCTGCTCCTGCTGCGCCAGGTCAGCCATGCGCTGACCATGCTGGTACTGCTCGTCGTCACCCTGCTGCTGTTGTTCTGA
- a CDS encoding alpha/beta fold hydrolase: MIDTLPFANGTFQCPVRLYPCARATRTLIVLPALGVTARKYDALANALVAADCNVLVADWPGQGESLPRPDRRHDYGYRQLVEDFVPALLVMAQRHFPGSPAVLFGHSLGGHIATLYAAAHPGSAVRVIGVACGNIHYRHWQGRQRLMTPSVALVFNLLVSVLGYLPGKRIGFGGHEARTLMRDWGRVAFTGHYHHLGLPQAPAASNGVASLFVQIEGDHFAPPASTLGLAELIQAHPQIERLPSPRPPHENPHSAWLKAPQGVVDCVIAWLAQPVPARLRTTAAG; this comes from the coding sequence ATGATCGATACGCTGCCGTTCGCCAATGGCACCTTTCAGTGTCCGGTGCGCCTGTACCCCTGTGCGCGTGCGACGCGCACGCTGATCGTGCTGCCAGCGCTGGGCGTGACCGCGCGCAAGTACGACGCGCTGGCAAATGCGCTGGTGGCGGCCGACTGCAACGTGCTGGTCGCCGACTGGCCGGGCCAGGGCGAGAGCCTGCCGCGCCCGGATCGCCGTCACGACTACGGCTATCGGCAACTGGTCGAGGACTTCGTCCCCGCGTTGCTGGTCATGGCCCAGCGGCATTTCCCCGGCAGCCCGGCGGTGCTGTTCGGCCACAGCCTCGGTGGACATATCGCCACGCTGTACGCAGCGGCGCACCCAGGCAGCGCGGTGCGCGTCATCGGCGTCGCCTGCGGCAACATCCATTACCGCCACTGGCAGGGTCGCCAGCGGCTGATGACGCCCAGCGTGGCGCTGGTGTTCAACCTGCTGGTCAGCGTGCTCGGCTACCTGCCGGGCAAGCGTATCGGCTTCGGTGGCCACGAGGCGCGCACGTTGATGCGTGATTGGGGCCGCGTCGCCTTCACCGGCCATTACCATCACCTCGGTTTGCCTCAGGCGCCGGCGGCGAGCAATGGCGTGGCGTCGTTGTTCGTGCAGATCGAGGGCGATCATTTCGCCCCGCCGGCCTCGACCCTGGGCCTGGCCGAGCTGATCCAGGCCCATCCGCAGATCGAACGCCTGCCGTCGCCGCGTCCGCCCCACGAGAACCCGCACAGCGCTTGGCTCAAGGCGCCGCAGGGGGTGGTCGACTGCGTCATTGCCTGGCTCGCGCAGCCTGTACCGGCTCGGCTCAGAACAACAGCAGCAGGGTGA
- a CDS encoding ethanolamine ammonia-lyase subunit EutB produces MPYSTSVGSQTYRFADLKTLLAKASPARSGDYLAGLAAATYEERMAAKIALADVPLQTFLNEALIPYESDEVTRLIIDRHDRAAFAPISHLTVGDLRDWLLLHSTDSATLAAVAPGITPEMAAAVSKLMRNQDLILVAKKCHVTSRFRNTIGLPGHLSVRLQPNHPTDDVRGIAASMLDGLLYGSGDATVGINPASDSLPTLMRLWQMMDEVRQHFEIPMQSCVLTHVTTQIQAIEAGAPIDLVFQSIAGTEKTNASFGVNLAILREAHEAALSLKRGTVGDNVMYFETGQGSALSAGGHHGVDQQTCEVRAYAVAREFKPLLTNTVVGFIGPEYLYDGKQIIRAGLEDHFCAKLLGVPMGCDVCYTNHAEADQDDMDTLLTLLGTAGISFIMGIPGADDIMLNYQSTSFHDALYLRSAMGLKRAPEFDAWLTRMAITDPSGALREIGRGHHLLKQLPFVSGAA; encoded by the coding sequence ATGCCCTACAGCACCAGCGTCGGCAGTCAGACCTACCGCTTCGCCGACCTCAAGACCCTGCTGGCCAAGGCCAGCCCCGCGCGCTCCGGCGACTACCTGGCCGGGCTCGCCGCGGCCACCTACGAAGAACGCATGGCGGCGAAGATCGCCCTGGCCGACGTGCCGCTGCAGACCTTTCTCAACGAGGCGCTGATCCCCTACGAGAGCGACGAAGTCACCCGCCTGATCATCGACCGCCATGATCGCGCCGCCTTCGCTCCGATCAGCCACCTGACCGTCGGCGACCTGCGCGACTGGCTGCTCCTGCACAGCACCGACAGCGCCACCCTCGCCGCCGTCGCACCCGGCATCACCCCGGAGATGGCTGCCGCGGTGAGCAAGCTGATGCGCAACCAGGACCTGATCCTGGTGGCCAAGAAGTGCCACGTCACCAGCCGCTTTCGCAACACCATCGGCCTGCCCGGCCACCTCTCCGTGCGCCTGCAGCCCAACCACCCCACCGACGATGTGCGCGGCATCGCCGCGAGCATGCTCGACGGCCTGCTCTACGGCTCCGGCGATGCCACGGTCGGCATCAACCCAGCCAGCGATTCGCTGCCGACCCTGATGCGCCTGTGGCAGATGATGGACGAGGTGCGCCAGCACTTCGAAATCCCCATGCAGAGCTGCGTGCTCACCCACGTCACCACGCAGATCCAGGCCATCGAGGCCGGCGCGCCGATCGACCTGGTGTTCCAGTCCATCGCCGGCACCGAGAAAACCAATGCCAGCTTCGGCGTGAACCTGGCCATCCTCCGCGAGGCCCACGAGGCGGCGCTGAGCCTGAAGCGCGGCACGGTCGGCGACAACGTCATGTACTTCGAGACCGGCCAGGGCAGCGCGCTGTCAGCCGGCGGCCACCACGGCGTCGACCAGCAGACCTGCGAGGTGCGCGCCTATGCCGTGGCGCGCGAATTCAAGCCGCTGCTGACCAACACAGTGGTCGGCTTCATCGGCCCGGAATACCTCTACGACGGCAAGCAGATCATCCGCGCCGGGCTGGAGGATCACTTCTGCGCCAAGCTGCTCGGCGTGCCGATGGGCTGCGACGTCTGCTACACCAACCACGCCGAAGCCGACCAGGACGACATGGACACCCTGCTGACCCTGCTCGGCACCGCCGGCATCAGCTTCATCATGGGCATCCCCGGCGCCGATGACATCATGCTCAATTACCAGAGCACCTCGTTCCACGACGCCCTCTACCTGCGCTCGGCGATGGGCCTCAAGCGTGCGCCGGAATTCGATGCCTGGCTGACGCGTATGGCCATCACCGATCCGTCCGGCGCGCTGCGCGAGATCGGCCGCGGCCACCACTTGCTCAAGCAATTGCCTTTCGTCTCGGGAGCGGCGTGA
- the eutC gene encoding ethanolamine ammonia-lyase subunit EutC, whose product MSDLTLTQSNPWDDLRAHTSARIALGRVGSSLPTAEVLKFGLAHAQARDAVHRPLDFSELREQLQAAGFRALQVNSDAEDRQTYLLRPDRGRRLAEPCRERLCGEAPAPELAVVIADGLSSIAVQRHALPLLELFRQRFDADWSNTPVVLAEQGRVAIGDGIGEALRARLVIVLIGERPGLTSPDSLGLYVTYQPHVGRMDSERNCISNVRPEGLPYALAAHKLDFIARQALRLQLSGVDLKDDSTLQAIETQA is encoded by the coding sequence ATGAGTGACCTGACGCTGACCCAGAGCAACCCCTGGGACGACCTGCGCGCGCACACCTCGGCACGCATCGCCCTGGGCCGCGTAGGCTCCAGCCTGCCGACCGCCGAAGTGCTCAAGTTCGGCCTGGCCCACGCCCAGGCGCGTGACGCAGTGCATCGCCCACTGGATTTCAGCGAGCTGCGCGAGCAGCTGCAGGCGGCAGGGTTTCGCGCCCTGCAGGTCAACAGCGACGCCGAAGACCGGCAAACCTACCTGCTGCGCCCGGACCGCGGCCGCCGCCTCGCCGAGCCCTGCCGCGAACGCCTGTGCGGCGAAGCGCCGGCGCCGGAGCTGGCCGTGGTGATTGCTGACGGGCTCTCGTCCATCGCCGTGCAACGCCATGCCCTGCCGCTGCTGGAGCTGTTCCGCCAGCGCTTCGACGCCGACTGGAGCAACACCCCGGTGGTGCTCGCCGAACAGGGGCGCGTGGCCATCGGCGACGGCATCGGCGAAGCGCTGCGCGCGCGCCTGGTAATCGTGCTGATCGGCGAGCGTCCGGGCCTGACCTCGCCGGACAGCCTCGGCCTGTACGTCACCTACCAGCCCCACGTGGGGCGCATGGACAGCGAGCGCAACTGCATCTCCAACGTGCGCCCCGAGGGGCTGCCCTACGCACTGGCGGCGCACAAGCTGGACTTCATCGCGCGTCAGGCCCTGCGCCTGCAACTCTCCGGCGTCGACCTGAAGGACGACAGCACCCTGCAGGCGATCGAAACCCAGGCCTGA
- a CDS encoding DUF2897 family protein, with amino-acid sequence MPWYAWLIMILALGSIVGGLLLLRDSARKLPLTDEQLKRIHERNIEQDAKDAQER; translated from the coding sequence ATGCCCTGGTATGCCTGGTTGATCATGATTCTGGCCCTCGGCTCCATCGTCGGCGGCTTGCTGTTGCTGCGCGACAGCGCCCGCAAACTGCCGCTAACCGACGAACAGCTCAAGCGCATCCACGAACGCAACATCGAACAGGACGCCAAGGACGCGCAGGAGCGCTAG
- a CDS encoding CPBP family intramembrane glutamic endopeptidase, producing MPLHLRLLLPVLFLGLGVAFAYIQPIGLALAALFIAWVLLGEDYLPHWLWWSVSLLVSIALAAHLLPGFTPTPLAEARRISVDAAPYAVRLSWDKGLVGLTLLAWWLGHAPRATVSARLAWLIALLTLLLVPALALGLVLVAWQPKWPQEVWLWLAVNLGVAVLAEELVFRAWLQRALIAPLGLWAGVLLTAVLFAAVHLPFSPLFAVVAGVAGLGYGLVFHYSGRLSAAIALHGAVNLCHLLLLSYPLRVA from the coding sequence ATGCCCCTGCACCTGCGCCTGCTGCTGCCCGTGCTCTTTCTCGGGCTGGGCGTGGCATTCGCCTATATCCAGCCCATCGGCCTGGCCCTGGCGGCCCTGTTCATCGCCTGGGTCCTGCTCGGCGAGGACTACCTGCCGCACTGGCTGTGGTGGTCAGTGAGCCTGCTGGTCAGTATCGCCCTCGCCGCTCACCTGCTCCCCGGCTTCACCCCCACGCCCCTCGCGGAGGCACGGCGGATCAGCGTCGATGCCGCGCCCTATGCCGTACGCCTGTCGTGGGACAAGGGCCTGGTCGGCCTGACACTGCTCGCCTGGTGGCTGGGCCATGCGCCACGGGCCACCGTCTCTGCGCGCCTGGCCTGGCTGATCGCGCTGCTGACATTGCTGCTGGTGCCTGCACTGGCTCTCGGCCTGGTGCTGGTGGCCTGGCAGCCGAAGTGGCCGCAGGAAGTGTGGCTGTGGCTGGCGGTGAACTTGGGCGTGGCGGTACTGGCCGAGGAGCTGGTGTTTCGCGCCTGGCTGCAGCGCGCGCTGATCGCCCCGCTCGGGCTGTGGGCCGGGGTGCTGCTCACCGCCGTGCTATTCGCCGCCGTGCACCTGCCGTTCAGCCCGTTGTTCGCCGTGGTTGCGGGGGTGGCCGGGCTCGGTTACGGCCTGGTCTTCCATTACAGCGGGCGCCTGAGCGCGGCCATCGCCCTGCACGGTGCGGTCAATCTGTGCCATCTATTACTGTTGAGCTACCCGCTACGCGTGGCGTAA
- a CDS encoding transporter substrate-binding domain-containing protein produces MAFVALAALPVQAAEQVRIAAVHFPPYAIKPEQNLQRGLLPQLVEALNQLQGDYRFVLRATSLNRRFKDFEQARYDLAVFENPDWKWQGIVGHRIDMGLEDAEVLVARAEPGRDQHYFDNLMDKRLALFNGYHYGFAGFNNDPQWLSEHFDAQLTYSHESNLELVLRGRADVAPITRSWLGAKVRKEPQLQAQLLVSEWEDQHYRHYAILRPQAPISAERLRELLQALRENGQMQRIFQPYDIGVTPRVAGSSTVIDGTD; encoded by the coding sequence ATGGCATTCGTGGCGCTGGCAGCCTTGCCGGTGCAGGCTGCGGAGCAAGTCCGCATCGCCGCCGTGCACTTTCCGCCTTACGCGATCAAGCCCGAGCAGAACCTGCAGCGCGGCCTGCTGCCGCAGCTGGTCGAGGCGCTCAATCAGCTCCAGGGCGATTACCGGTTCGTCCTGCGCGCCACCTCCCTCAACCGCCGTTTCAAGGATTTCGAGCAGGCGCGCTATGACCTCGCGGTGTTCGAGAACCCCGACTGGAAATGGCAGGGCATTGTCGGCCATCGCATCGACATGGGCCTGGAGGATGCCGAGGTGCTGGTCGCCCGCGCCGAGCCGGGCCGCGACCAGCACTACTTCGACAACCTGATGGACAAGCGCCTGGCGCTGTTCAACGGCTACCACTACGGTTTCGCCGGCTTCAACAACGACCCGCAGTGGCTGAGCGAACACTTCGATGCGCAGCTGACCTATTCCCACGAAAGCAACCTGGAGCTGGTGCTGCGCGGGCGTGCCGATGTCGCGCCGATCACCCGTTCCTGGCTCGGCGCGAAGGTGCGCAAGGAGCCGCAGTTGCAGGCGCAACTGCTGGTGTCCGAGTGGGAGGATCAGCACTACCGCCACTACGCGATCCTGCGTCCGCAGGCGCCGATCAGCGCCGAGCGGTTGCGCGAGTTGCTCCAGGCGTTGCGCGAGAACGGCCAGATGCAGCGGATCTTCCAGCCCTACGACATCGGCGTTACGCCACGCGTAGCGGGTAGCTCAACAGTAATAGATGGCACAGATTGA
- a CDS encoding substrate-binding periplasmic protein, which yields MTCKLLLLGAVLLASQLVAAAQPVKVGAYHFPPYIAKPESLPGGLLPELLDALNTSQEAFRFELVPTSVTRRYRDFVHGRYDMILFKSPNWGWQDVVADRLDLQITDAEVYVAHAEPGRGQEYFDSLKGKRMALYSGYHYGFAGFNADQDYLSSTYNAVLTYSHDSNLLMLLHRRADLSVLPRSYLRLYLQSHPQEQADLLVSERTDQVYHHHALLRRDGPITAQQLAQALAVLEKNGRLGELLRRYQLQRSGGAIEEKANPMQ from the coding sequence GTGACCTGCAAGCTCCTGCTACTTGGTGCAGTGCTCCTGGCGAGTCAGCTGGTCGCAGCCGCGCAGCCGGTCAAGGTCGGCGCCTACCATTTCCCGCCCTATATCGCCAAACCCGAAAGCCTGCCCGGCGGCCTGCTGCCTGAGCTGCTGGACGCCCTCAACACCAGCCAGGAGGCCTTCCGGTTCGAGCTGGTGCCGACCTCCGTGACCCGGCGCTACCGCGACTTTGTGCACGGTCGTTACGACATGATCCTCTTCAAGTCGCCGAACTGGGGCTGGCAGGACGTCGTCGCCGACCGGCTCGACCTGCAGATCACCGATGCCGAGGTGTACGTCGCCCATGCCGAGCCGGGGCGCGGCCAGGAGTATTTCGACAGCCTCAAGGGCAAGCGCATGGCGCTGTACAGCGGCTATCACTACGGGTTCGCCGGTTTCAATGCGGACCAGGACTACCTCTCCAGTACCTACAACGCGGTGCTCACCTATTCCCACGACAGCAACCTGCTGATGCTGCTGCACCGCCGGGCCGACCTCAGCGTGCTGCCGCGTTCGTACCTGCGCCTGTACCTGCAATCGCACCCGCAGGAGCAGGCCGATCTGCTGGTGTCCGAGCGTACCGATCAGGTCTATCACCACCACGCGCTGCTGCGCCGCGACGGGCCGATCACCGCGCAGCAGCTGGCGCAGGCGCTCGCCGTGCTGGAGAAAAATGGCCGTTTGGGCGAGCTGCTCAGGCGCTATCAGTTGCAGCGCAGCGGTGGGGCGATCGAGGAAAAGGCCAACCCTATGCAGTGA
- a CDS encoding TetR/AcrR family transcriptional regulator, translating to MDDHKARAVMQQLVASGQVTDPESARGKLLQTAAHLFRSKGYERTTVRDLAGAVGIQSGSIFHHFKSKDEILRSVMEETVRYNTALMHAALADAANLRERVLALIRCELQSIMGGTGEAMAVLVYEWRSLSEEGRAHILALRDTYEQIWLDVLGEARVAGYVQGDPFILRRFLTGALSWSTTWFRADGKMSLDQLAEEALTLVIKDARTE from the coding sequence TTGGACGATCACAAGGCCCGCGCCGTGATGCAGCAACTGGTGGCCAGCGGCCAGGTGACCGACCCGGAAAGCGCGCGCGGCAAGCTGCTGCAAACTGCGGCCCACCTGTTTCGCAGCAAGGGCTACGAACGCACCACGGTCCGCGACCTGGCGGGGGCCGTCGGCATCCAGTCCGGCAGCATCTTTCACCACTTCAAGAGCAAGGACGAGATCCTCCGTTCGGTGATGGAGGAAACCGTGCGCTACAACACCGCGTTGATGCACGCCGCGCTGGCCGATGCCGCCAACCTGCGCGAGCGTGTGCTGGCGCTGATCCGCTGTGAGCTGCAGTCGATCATGGGCGGCACTGGCGAGGCGATGGCCGTGCTGGTCTACGAATGGCGTTCGCTGTCCGAGGAAGGCCGCGCGCACATTCTCGCGCTGCGCGACACCTACGAGCAGATCTGGCTGGACGTGCTCGGCGAGGCGCGCGTCGCCGGCTATGTACAGGGCGACCCGTTCATCCTGCGGCGTTTCCTCACCGGCGCGCTGAGCTGGAGCACCACCTGGTTCCGTGCCGACGGCAAGATGAGCCTCGACCAGCTCGCCGAGGAAGCGCTGACGCTGGTCATCAAGGACGCCCGTACCGAATAG